The DNA region ATGGATGTGTTTCCTGTTGAACAAAAAGTATTGCTATATGGATTGACACAACCATGTGGTTCTGCTAAAAAACTTATCGTTCCACTTGGCGAGATAACCAGGATATACAACTCCGGAAAGTATGTGTGATTTGAAGTAAATTCAAGATCAACATATTCAGTATAAGAAAAACCCGTACTCACTGGATAGTTTACCGTGGCTCCTGTCACTAAATCATTGTCAGGAATAGGTGTATTTGGTGTGAGTGCTGTCAAAGTAATAGAAGAAGAATTTGCTGTGATGGGAGTCCAAGTACTAGCCCTTGAGAGTAAACTTGTAGCATCTACTGCACCAAAACCATACTTATGATTGATATTTAAACCAGCTCCATTCGTACTCCAATCAGTATCTGTTGGGTCATTTTTTCTGGCAGAATAAGCAACCAACTCTCTTACATCACGCCATGATAAATTGGGATATTGACTTAACAAAAGAGCAATCACTCCAGCTGCCAAAGGTGTCGCCGATGAAGTTCCATTGAATTTTTTTGTATAACTTGCTTGTGAATAGTCTCCGGAACTAGCTCCCGTATTGAGTCCAAAACTTCCCGTTGCATCCGTCGTTGATATAGCAGTGGTATAGGCAGTCGCATTGTTTCCTTGTGTATGTGCCACAGCCCAAAGATTGGCACCGGATTCTGAGTAACTGGCCTTCTTTCCATCTTGACCTATCCCACCAATGGCCATCACACCATAAAAATTCGCTTGGCCGTCATAATTCGCATTGTCCACAAGAACTGGTGAAGCAACGGTTCCGCCGTTGGCTCCATTTCCTGCAGCCCAAACATAGACAGATCCCTTTCCAGCCTTCCCTGTGAGTAAACCTTCTCTCACACCTTGTTGCCAAAGAGAACTTGCAGGCCAAAGCCAACCATATCCATCAGGTGAACCCCAACTATTATTAGAAATGGAAACGCGAGCCGCCTCATTGATCATAGCCCTATATTCATCAGAAGAATAAATTGTAGATTTTTCTAAAATATTAACACCAACTAACTTTGAGCAAGGGGCAGCTCCACGAACACCAACCCCATTATTACCTCTAGCGGCAATCACTCCACCAACAGCAGTTCCATGGAAACTTGTAGAATAAGAATGTGTGGGATAAATTGTACTATTGAGAAGATTTAACCCGCGAGCGGTGACAGAAATATTTGCAGATAGATCTTCATGTCGAATGTCCAGACCATCATCTACAACACTGACAATGACTTGGTTTCCAGACGTTCCTTGATTCCAAATGCTATTGACATTAGCATCCTCACCAACAGTGCCACCAAGTTGACCAATATTTCGTAAATGCCACTGGTCATTATACAATGCATCTCCGCTACCATTCGGAGAAAAAAAACAGTTTTCTTCCCTCCCATTGGCAATTGCATTCAAAAGGAGAAAATAAACCAGGTTATCGCTTAATGGATCATTGTCATCGACAGGTCTACAATTCCCAAATAAAAAACTTACGAAAAGAAGAAGAACGATTATACTTTTCAATTGATTCATTTAAGAAATTTCCTGACCTACTTTATATAACATTCAACCGGCCCGAATCAATCGAATTCCAAGAAAATTTGGAAAGATTTTTACGCTTTCGCTTCTGCCAATCGTTTGGATCTGTCTTCTTGTACTAAAGCATCAATCAACTCATCTAAATCACCTTCCATAATGGAAGGTAAATTATGGCTTGTAAAACCAATTCTATGATCTGTACAACGTCCTTGCGGAAAGTTATACGTTCGAATTCGTTCTGACCGATCCCCTGACCCTACTTGTGCCTTTTTCAAAGCATCTGCGCTTTGTTTTGCGGCATCGGCCATTTGGTCAACTATCCTTGCACGTAAAACCCGCATTGCTTTATCGCGGTTTTTAATTTGAGAACGTTCTTCCTGGGAAGCAACTACGATGCCAGTAGGAATATGTGTGATCCTAACAGCAGAGTCCGTTGTGTTGACGTGCTGACCACCAGCACCTGACGACCGATATACGTCAATTCTGAGGTCACTTTCTCTAATTTCTACTTCTTTTTCTTCTGCTTCTGGAAGTATAGCAACCGTTACTGCGGAAGTATGAATCCTTCCCCCAGACTCTGTTTCAGGAATCCTTTGTACTCGATGGGTGCCTGATTCAAATTTGAATAAATCATAAGCTTTATCGTCATCTAATGAAAATACAATCTCTTTAAATCCACCGATCCCCGTCGGACTGGCATCGATGATTTCTGCTCTAATTCCCTGTTTATCAGCATATTTGTTGTACATTCTAAATAAATCTGCACAAAACAATCCTGATTCTTCTCCACCAGTTCCAGCACGAATTTCCACTAGGATACTTTTTCCTGAATTTGGATCTGGAGGTAATAACATGATTTCAAGTTCTTTGGCTAACTCTTCTAACCTTTTTTCACCTTCTTCGATTTCCGATTTCAACATGGCATGCATATCAGGGTCATTTTCGGATTCAAGAAGTGATTTTGCATCACTGCAATCTTTAGTTATTTTTAAATATTCATCAGCTTTTGTATATACGGGCGTTAGGCGAGATCTTTCTTTCGATAGATTCTTCAATGTATCAGATGCGGTGGCTTTGGCGAGCTCATCCTCGATACGCAGGTATTTTTCTTGAATTTTTTTCAATCTATCTATCATGTCTATGGAAAGGATATAGAATGCCTGTTTTTGATAAACCAAAATCTAACGTGGAATTCAGAAACCCGTGAACGAAACACCATCTCAGGTCAAATCCGAAGGTTTTTTAGAGGGTCTAATTGAATTATTTGCAGGTCTAGAGGACTACAGAAGTCCTTATGCGCCCACAATCCAACCTCCAGACAATCTCATCCAAGAATTGGTTCAAAATGCTTCTTTTAAATCGGGGCTCGTGAGCGCCACATGTTCTCTCCCTCCTGGCCCTTTGGGGATTCTCAGTATTCTCCCTGAGTTACTTTTGGTGTACCGAATCCAAGGGCATTTGATTTTAGACATTGCTGCCCTCTATGGAAAGGAAGTCCAAGTCACAAAAGAATTGTTACTCTACTGTCTTTTCAAACATGGAGGAACACAGGTATTTCGAAAAATCATAGAAGAATCGTCCCTTAAAATTTTAATTCGCCCAACGACTGTTAGGGCATTTCAAACTGTTTTGGAAAAATTGGGTTTAATGATATCCAAATCCATCATCCGTAAACAATTTGCTCGTTGGATTCCGATTGGTGGCGCAGTAGTAACAGGGACATTTGCCTATTATGACACAAAACGTGTTGGCAAAACTGCTATGGAGTTATTTTCTAAAGAAATCCATGCCGAAGAAATTCGAGAATTTTTGGAGTCTCAGTGAAATTATTTTCTTTTTTAATCTCTGTTTTTGTTTTATTTCTTTTCTCTTGCCAATCCAAACATGAATCCTTAGTCTCGGAAATCGAAGATTTAATTTCAAAAGAAAAATACGAAAAAGCCCTGGCTCTATTACAAGATAGACTCTCAGCCAATCGCCCAACCTCAGAAGTCCTATCAAAAAATAAACCAAACCAACCTCGTTTGTTCGCACTTTCCGAAGATAGAACCAAAATCATTTGGACAGAAAACAAAACTCTATATTTTAAAGATTTGGTAAATGACAGTCGCAATTCCATTGAATTAAAACTAAGGCCAGATTCGATACAAATATCAGCTAACGGAAAGTTTGTGGCGGTTCAATATCCCCTAAAACAATATGGGGGTTGTGCCTTATTTGGTTATTCCACTACTGATTCTTCACTAGAACATGAATCAATTGTTCACATCCCTTGTAAAACAGGAATGGCGATTACCAATTCAGGTGACTTGTTATTGTATTTTTTTGAAAACCAATTGTTTGTCGAAAAAACAGACAAAATTTCTAAACCAGAAAAATATATTGTAGGGGATGTATTTCCTACTCCTTACCCAAAACTCAAAACACATTTTCACATAACATCAATTGGTAATGAATTTTTGGTTTGGTCAGGGATTGGTGGATCGTATAATTTATTTTTTTTAAACTTAGAATCCAAACGAGTGAACCTCCTTTCCAAAGACATTGTCTTACCAAGATTTTATTATAATAATGGAATTTCCGGATATGTGGTTGGGGGAAAAATTGGTGATCTTTATTTGAAAGAAGTCATCTACCATCAGGGAAAAAATCCCTCAATCAATCGAGGAATTCCGATTGTCACTCGTGAAGCTTTCTCCTGGAGAATGAGTGGAAAAGATGAATTTATCGCCACCAACCAAAACGATCCCAACCAACCAATGAAATGGAAGGTTTCTGGGAAAAAGGAACATTTTCCATTTTTTATTGAAAGGTTATGGGGAGTTGCTGGTGATAGAATCGTTTACGAAAGTAAACGAGGCGAACTAGTATTAGACGATCTTAATTTTTCAGCAGAAGACTGGATGATTTACGACTATTTCAAAAAAGTAAGAAAACTGAGTGATGGTTAGGCTGCCTGTTCCTTTTCTTTTTTAGCAGAAAAGATATCACAAGTTTTGTAAGTATCCGTAATACAGTGTGAAGTTAGCCTTTCTAAATCCTCTGTTTGTAAACGATCTTTGGAACTAGGACAAATAGAGAGTCCTTTAGAATACAAAGGGCATTTTACATAGAACTCATTTTTGGGAAGGGACTTCTGTGGCATAACTCTGAAAATTTTTGGGGAAAGGAATGCCCTGTCAAATCGATTTTAGGCCTGGTCCTAAAATTAAAAATCTAAAAAACCAGAACAATGCCCAGAAAACTAAAAGTACAAATTTAAGATTGTAGGGCTTTCTACCGATCCCACCTGGTCTTCATTGGAAAAGTCCCTGAGGTTAAATGTTTTTCCATTCCAAGATTTTCCAAATAAGTGCCCAGACATAAACACTTGTACAAGATCTTGGGCTTTTGTTGATTTAATGTATTTTGACATCCCTTCTCGTTTCCAAACATTAACATCTTCTAAATCAAAGTTTTGCCATTTCATATTTGGAAATGAGGAAGAAGGTGAGATCAAACCATCAATTGGTTTTCCGACAAGTCGGTTGTAAAGGTTCTGATCAAAAACTTCCTGGCCAATAAAAATTGCAACCTTCCATCCAGGTACAATCCAAACCCGATCTTGTGTTGGTTCACCAGGGGAAAAAATACCTATTTCTTCTTCTGTAAGAAGGGATTTTTTAACCAGCGGATCCATAAGTTTCCCATCTGCTGAAAATGGAATGGCAACATTATACAACGGACCTTTTGGATCAATGACTAGGTTACCTTTTACGATTTTAGGATTTGGTAAAATAATAGTTCCAGCTAGAATAGGAACATTGTATTGTTTCGCCAATGCAGAAAAAGTGCGAACATAAACTTCTACCATTTTTTCGGCTTTTAAATAAACCAAATCTGAAAATGTAAAATTTTCTCCTTTGGTTTTTAAAGCTGATTCCAAAGAATCTGCAGTTATAAATCTAGATTTTTCATCTAGATACAATAATCCTGTACCAGTATGTTCAGGAAAGATAACGATAGTTTTACGATCAAAAATTCCAGAAGTTTTACCTTTGTTTAAGGTTTCTTCGATTCGTTCTTTCCACCATTCTTCTTTTACAAAATCTTCCGGTTTTAAAACTAATTGAATCCCAACTAAGTTTCCATACTTTCGATCCGTTCCGTTTGTTTGAATGGATACTTGTGTCCATGGAACTGTTGGTTTTGTAATTTCTTCATCAACTTCTGGTTTGCTAAAATTGAAATCTAAATTAATGTTAAAATCAAAACTAATGTCTGGTTTAGGTAAATCAAACTTCGGCAAATTGGTCTGATCATTTTTCAATAAAGAAGCAGAAAAATAACCGAATCCAAACAAAACTATGAATAGAAGAATTTTATAAGGTGGAACGTATAAATTATGCATATTTTTTTAAATAGAGTTGGACTGCTTCCAACATATACTCCGAAAAAAGTTTAGATGGATCAAAGGTTTTTATATTTACCCAGTCCATAAAATCATGTTCTTCTGATAATTGAATATCACCGGCAATTAAATTGGCAGTATAAGCAACAATGACACAAGGGATATTTCCCTCGTTTACCATATGTTTATGAATAAAAATTGGCTCTGGGTTTACATCAATTTTAATTTGTTCACCCAATTCTTCTGAAACTTCGCGGAAAATACTTTCAGACCAGTCTGTAAAAAATTCATCTTCATTCATCCTGCCACCAGGAAGATCTCCATGCCCAGATTTCCTATCACGTAAAACGAGTAAGTTTTCGCCATTACGAAGGAATAACTTCTGAGTGATTTGAAAAAATCCATGTTTACTCACAAAAACTTTCCCCAAACATTGATTTGATGGTCGACGGCATATAAATCTGCTTTTGGAAGCAAATTCGTTTTATAATCATTTACCATACCTAAAGATACACTCGCAAGTTGAGAAATGATTGGATCCATGGATTCTGTCGGTACACCGAAAAATAAAAAGTTTACCGGACTTCCATCGCTAATTAAAAATACTTCTTTTTGAATTTCTTTTTTTGGTACTTTAAATAAAATTCGAGAACCTAAATCCATTTGAGTTTGTGGATCTAAAATTCTTGAAAAAGAAATTTCCATTTTTTCACCACCTAACATTGGATCGTGCGAAAGATTCAGTTCATTGGTCCATTTGATCAGACCGGCAAACTCTACAGTTTTTGTGGAACCAGATGCAATGAACAGTTGTTTGTGTTTACTATTCAAAAGCCAAGATTCCCAATGTTTTGGCGTAATGATGGATTCTCCTGTCACACCAATGATCAAATCTATCTCGGCAAACTCTAGATCCGTTACATGAGTAAAATCTGATTTCACATACGTGGATTCAGATTCGAACTTTTTATCTACTTCCAAAATATCTAAATTATTTTCGTGAAGAAATCCGCCGATTAGGTATTTTTTCAAAAACCCACCGATGTTTCCTTTCGATCCAAGAAGAAGTAATTTTCTCTTAGATAGAACCTTTCCAACTCCATGTAAAGTATTGTCCAAGGCATTCAGAATCGAACGTGCCACTTCCTTAGATTCTTCTTGAGTTTTTTCTTTTGAAATGGCGATGGAAAAAGCAGGCAAAAATAATTCCTTTTTGTCTTCTTTGACTTTTACCAAACGATCATAACCATTTCTGGTGTGTTCAACTGTTCCAATCACATAAGATTTTAAAATTTCACCGAATGGTTTGTTTCTGAATGTATTATCCTTTGATTCTACCCAAAATTCATCCAAAACAGCTCCAAAAGAAATACCATCTAACGCACGTTCATTTAGAATAGGTGCTACATAACCCCCATCTTCAATCAAAAGCATTTTTCCATTTTTGGAAATGATGGATAACAATTTGTTTAAAAACAAAAATATGGCCAATCTTCGCATAGCATCGAAAAAACCTAACTTTGCTTCTTCTAATTTGTGGCGGAATGTAGAATGATTTTCAAAGCCACTATACAAAGGAGATACTCCGTAGTAAGGAGTGTTGTTTTTTGTCAGTTTAAACTCAAGACCTGCCATAAAGAAAGATTCGGTCGGAATGTCTAATAAAATATCCAAATACACTGGTGGGATATTACCACCATACTTAACAAAGGCGACATCCAACGAACTTACTTTTAACCTTCTGAACGTTTCAATTAGAGAAATGATTTCGGAAGTAATGTGATGGATTAAAAAAATATGAACACCATAAAAATTAAAGTTATGCCCTTTCCCATTGGCAATCTCTTCCAAAAGAGGCATTCGTTTTAGATAAAAATTGGAATCAAGTAAGGTTCTTTTGCCGTTAATACTAAAATTTAATACACGATCCAAACGCGAAAGATCAACATAAACTGAAACCTTTCCAATGATAGCGCGGATTGTATTTCCTTCTTTGATTTTTTTAGAGGCAGAAGAATCTTCCAAAAGTAGGAACAATTTTTTAAGAATCGAAAGAGGAACACTTGGATCCGAACTTAAAATCAAATTTCTGTATTGTTCTTCCCAATAAAAATTAATGTTTGTGAGTTTGCCCAAAGGCGTTTTTTCAATTTGTGAAAATACCTTACTAAAGTGGCTATTTTCCTCTTCGTAAAAAGTTTCTCCTTTTTGTGCGGCGTTAATAATTCCAGTACTGAGTGATTCACTAATTTTGGAAGCACCGGCAATATAAGTCCTTGTATGCGCATCGCTAATGATTTCATGTTTAATATTACTTAAATTCAAACATCCGTCTTCTCTTGTATCAATTGTTATGCGAAGAAAAAAATCACCAATTCGATATTGACTGGCAACTCTTTCCATTAATATGTAATACCCAGATTCGTGGATAAACTCAGTTTCAAATGGAAATAAAAGAGCAACGGATGCATTTCTATTTGGATCTTCACCGTAAAACTCTGGATGAATTTTTTTGGCAACTGACTGTTGTTGGAAAGAACCAAATACAAACCTTAGGTTTTCTTCAAATTCTTCTCGGAACAATACCCAATCTTTTAAAATTCCGGCTCTGGCAAATACTTGCACATGTTGGATGTGCATATCAACCAACTCGTGATTGATATTAGGATTGATTTTGTAGGTAAAAGACAAATCACCAGGAAGAGAGTTTAATTGGTTTCCGATCTCTTCTCCAATGGTACGAGATAAAATCGATAGACCAAAAAAAATTCTGAGATTGGTAAGATCAATTTCCCAAAGCCCATCTTCAACGAAATTCAGAACAGGGCCAAGAGATGTATGGATTTTTTTCACTTCTGGCATAAACTTAATTAAAATCGACCACTACTTTGACACTGGAAGGATCTTTTGCAGTAGCATAAGCCAATTCCAATTGGTCAGAAGAAAAACGATGAGAAATCAAATTGGTTTCTAAAGCCTTGGTGATTTCTGGATTGTCTCGAAGTAAAGAAATCGCCATATGAAAGTCTCCACAACGGGAGCTATGAATTTCTTTTCCTTCAGAAAAAAACTTGGAAACAAGTTTTGTTTCTTCTGACCATTTGTTTTCATTGTTAGTATCCACGAGGATGGCTCCTCTTGGACGAACCAATGAATTTTCATGATTGGGATTGGGACGAATTGCCAAACTCAACTCTTCTGGATTTGAAACAACTACCAGATCAAATCGAGGCAAATGATTGGAAAATTTTTCCGAATTTAATATGTTCTCAGCATCAGAAGCACTTCCTTCAAAAACAGTGAATTGTTTTTTTAAGTTCTCTTTGATGGATTCTGAAACACCAGGAAACAAAAATACGTTCTGGTTATGACGATTTTCTTTTTTCCAATGGAAACGTGCATTGGCATCTGAATAGGGAAGGATCGAAAGTTCATCAACCACAAGTTCTGTCAGATGAGCAATCCCCGCCATAATTTGTCCATTGGTTGTTTTTAAATGGACTTCCCTTTTGGCAATTTGAATTGCCGATTCAAATCCTGAAGTTGTGGAAGTTGTGTCGTAAACGATATCAAATTGATCTTTCAGGTTACTAATGTCTGTTTTGCGAAGATCAACAACGGCGTCTGCCCCCATAGATTTTGATAGGGTAACCAAATGGTCATGCCTTGTGATTGCCGTTATGCGAAAATCAGATTTGTTGGTTTTTCTATAAGATGCAAGTGCCGCTAAAATCAAACTCCCCAATCTGCGTGGACCAAGTACTGCTACATGGTCACCTGGTTTCGGAGGCGAGGCAAGGATGGCTTGTAAGGCGGCCGCAAATGGTTCCATTAAAACAGCTGCTTTGGGAGATACTCCTTCGAGAGAAATGGCCGCGTGAATTGGCGCCAAAATATAAGGACCAAATCCACCAGGAAGTCTATCGATTCCTAAAACTCGTCTTTCTGGTGAATGTGTGGGAATTCCTTCCTTGCAAAATTGGTCAGGGTTTTGGTCTCCCCTGGCTTCGTAGGTGTCGTTGATTTCGACTACAAATTGTTTGCCTTGGTTTTCACCTAATCCTTCAGCAAGAACTTCGTGGCCAATGATTTGGGGCAAAGGAAAAGGTAAAAAACGTCGGTCTATATCAGTGGAACAAACTCCACAAGAAATGGTTTTGAGAGGAATGTAACCAGGGCCTAAATGTAGGTAGGGTTGGCCGTTCCGTTTGATTTCCCAACCTTCTGTTTCATTGCCAAAATACTCGTATTCTGCAGATTCAAACGAGTCATCGGATTTGTAATCCTTAGCTCGAAATTTTAAGTTCATTACCTATTGTTGATAAAAAAAAGAAGAATGATAGTCAATGTAAAAAAGGTAAAGTTTAATAGAAAGCCCTGCCTGATTTCTCGCCTTTCTTTATCACCAAGTAAATAACTCGTAACAAAGACTGAGAAAAAACCACCAAGATGTGCCCAGTGTGCCACTTGGTCACGCGCAAACAAATTGGTCACATCAGAATAAACCATCATCCAACCGAATAAAAATACCGGAAAAGGAATGGATTTTGTTTTGGATAAGGGAAAACGAAACGGAGAAAGTAAAGTTGCGGCAGAAGCCAAACCAGATATGGCACCACTGGCTCCGACAATCGGAGTTCGATCACCCAAAATCAAACCCCGAACCAATGAATCGCCTAACACAGATAATAAACCCGCCATAAAATAAAATAATAACCACCTTTCTTTACCAACACGATTTTCCACTACGCGACCGAGCAGTAATAGGAAAAATAAATTAGAAAGTAAATGAGCTCCCGATCCATGGAAAAAAGTAGATAGAATCCAGTTGATGGGTGCAAATTCACCGGGAGTGGCTATAAAATAAACCCCTACCAAATCTGGAAAAAAAATGGAAACAATCGGATACAATAAAAATAAGAATAATGAAAATCCG from Leptospira noumeaensis includes:
- a CDS encoding S8 family serine peptidase, which produces MNQLKSIIVLLLFVSFLFGNCRPVDDNDPLSDNLVYFLLLNAIANGREENCFFSPNGSGDALYNDQWHLRNIGQLGGTVGEDANVNSIWNQGTSGNQVIVSVVDDGLDIRHEDLSANISVTARGLNLLNSTIYPTHSYSTSFHGTAVGGVIAARGNNGVGVRGAAPCSKLVGVNILEKSTIYSSDEYRAMINEAARVSISNNSWGSPDGYGWLWPASSLWQQGVREGLLTGKAGKGSVYVWAAGNGANGGTVASPVLVDNANYDGQANFYGVMAIGGIGQDGKKASYSESGANLWAVAHTQGNNATAYTTAISTTDATGSFGLNTGASSGDYSQASYTKKFNGTSSATPLAAGVIALLLSQYPNLSWRDVRELVAYSARKNDPTDTDWSTNGAGLNINHKYGFGAVDATSLLSRASTWTPITANSSSITLTALTPNTPIPDNDLVTGATVNYPVSTGFSYTEYVDLEFTSNHTYFPELYILVISPSGTISFLAEPHGCVNPYSNTFCSTGNTSIATMTGSSTYRFGLARNLGENPNGTWIIRVYDASATDTGSINSVQLRIYGR
- the prfA gene encoding peptide chain release factor 1, which encodes MIDRLKKIQEKYLRIEDELAKATASDTLKNLSKERSRLTPVYTKADEYLKITKDCSDAKSLLESENDPDMHAMLKSEIEEGEKRLEELAKELEIMLLPPDPNSGKSILVEIRAGTGGEESGLFCADLFRMYNKYADKQGIRAEIIDASPTGIGGFKEIVFSLDDDKAYDLFKFESGTHRVQRIPETESGGRIHTSAVTVAILPEAEEKEVEIRESDLRIDVYRSSGAGGQHVNTTDSAVRITHIPTGIVVASQEERSQIKNRDKAMRVLRARIVDQMADAAKQSADALKKAQVGSGDRSERIRTYNFPQGRCTDHRIGFTSHNLPSIMEGDLDELIDALVQEDRSKRLAEAKA
- a CDS encoding EcsC family protein; translated protein: MNETPSQVKSEGFLEGLIELFAGLEDYRSPYAPTIQPPDNLIQELVQNASFKSGLVSATCSLPPGPLGILSILPELLLVYRIQGHLILDIAALYGKEVQVTKELLLYCLFKHGGTQVFRKIIEESSLKILIRPTTVRAFQTVLEKLGLMISKSIIRKQFARWIPIGGAVVTGTFAYYDTKRVGKTAMELFSKEIHAEEIREFLESQ
- a CDS encoding hydrolase, carbon-nitrogen family protein; translated protein: MHNLYVPPYKILLFIVLFGFGYFSASLLKNDQTNLPKFDLPKPDISFDFNINLDFNFSKPEVDEEITKPTVPWTQVSIQTNGTDRKYGNLVGIQLVLKPEDFVKEEWWKERIEETLNKGKTSGIFDRKTIVIFPEHTGTGLLYLDEKSRFITADSLESALKTKGENFTFSDLVYLKAEKMVEVYVRTFSALAKQYNVPILAGTIILPNPKIVKGNLVIDPKGPLYNVAIPFSADGKLMDPLVKKSLLTEEEIGIFSPGEPTQDRVWIVPGWKVAIFIGQEVFDQNLYNRLVGKPIDGLISPSSSFPNMKWQNFDLEDVNVWKREGMSKYIKSTKAQDLVQVFMSGHLFGKSWNGKTFNLRDFSNEDQVGSVESPTILNLYF
- a CDS encoding NUDIX domain-containing protein, which encodes MSKHGFFQITQKLFLRNGENLLVLRDRKSGHGDLPGGRMNEDEFFTDWSESIFREVSEELGEQIKIDVNPEPIFIHKHMVNEGNIPCVIVAYTANLIAGDIQLSEEHDFMDWVNIKTFDPSKLFSEYMLEAVQLYLKKYA
- a CDS encoding alcohol dehydrogenase catalytic domain-containing protein, with translation MNLKFRAKDYKSDDSFESAEYEYFGNETEGWEIKRNGQPYLHLGPGYIPLKTISCGVCSTDIDRRFLPFPLPQIIGHEVLAEGLGENQGKQFVVEINDTYEARGDQNPDQFCKEGIPTHSPERRVLGIDRLPGGFGPYILAPIHAAISLEGVSPKAAVLMEPFAAALQAILASPPKPGDHVAVLGPRRLGSLILAALASYRKTNKSDFRITAITRHDHLVTLSKSMGADAVVDLRKTDISNLKDQFDIVYDTTSTTSGFESAIQIAKREVHLKTTNGQIMAGIAHLTELVVDELSILPYSDANARFHWKKENRHNQNVFLFPGVSESIKENLKKQFTVFEGSASDAENILNSEKFSNHLPRFDLVVVSNPEELSLAIRPNPNHENSLVRPRGAILVDTNNENKWSEETKLVSKFFSEGKEIHSSRCGDFHMAISLLRDNPEITKALETNLISHRFSSDQLELAYATAKDPSSVKVVVDFN
- a CDS encoding rhomboid family intramembrane serine protease, coding for MRSFIWEFPLTAGFSLFLFLLYPIVSIFFPDLVGVYFIATPGEFAPINWILSTFFHGSGAHLLSNLFFLLLLGRVVENRVGKERWLLFYFMAGLLSVLGDSLVRGLILGDRTPIVGASGAISGLASAATLLSPFRFPLSKTKSIPFPVFLFGWMMVYSDVTNLFARDQVAHWAHLGGFFSVFVTSYLLGDKERREIRQGFLLNFTFFTLTIILLFFINNR